A DNA window from Clostridia bacterium contains the following coding sequences:
- a CDS encoding GerMN domain-containing protein, with translation MKRLCLLLAFIMLFTSGCFTKDPVKSGNFKLYFAAKGNTGLGIENREIKFEDVKSKYVNTLKELLKGPSDSSKFETSINKDTKILDARVENENLTVDFSKEFNVFSGSLQVAAVVSSVVDTMLQFSELKKVRILVEGQELIAPSGEPYGFMEFIDFNTGDMSEKEITLYFADSQAMYMVPEKRTVFLKKDIKDDELYKIALEELIKGPSSENLYRTIPEEVKVEYVKLEGDLLKVDFSEEMHTKHWGGAAGESMTINSIADTMTEFEAIKGVMPTVDGGPLSIEHMVVEEPLTRNESIIYRQ, from the coding sequence ATGAAAAGGTTATGCCTGTTGCTTGCTTTTATCATGCTATTTACCTCAGGATGTTTTACAAAGGATCCAGTGAAATCCGGAAACTTTAAGCTTTATTTTGCTGCCAAAGGTAATACTGGCCTTGGGATAGAGAACAGGGAAATAAAGTTCGAGGATGTTAAAAGCAAATATGTGAATACCCTGAAGGAGCTGCTGAAGGGTCCTTCTGACAGCAGCAAATTCGAAACAAGTATCAATAAGGATACAAAGATATTGGATGCAAGGGTCGAGAACGAGAATTTGACTGTTGATTTTTCAAAGGAGTTCAATGTGTTTTCCGGCAGTCTTCAGGTCGCAGCTGTGGTGTCTTCGGTGGTAGATACTATGCTTCAGTTTAGTGAGCTGAAGAAAGTGAGGATACTTGTTGAAGGTCAGGAGCTTATTGCTCCTAGCGGAGAGCCCTATGGCTTCATGGAGTTTATAGATTTCAACACTGGGGATATGTCTGAAAAGGAAATAACTCTCTATTTTGCAGATTCCCAGGCTATGTATATGGTACCTGAGAAAAGAACTGTTTTTCTAAAGAAGGATATTAAAGATGACGAGTTATACAAAATAGCACTTGAGGAGCTTATAAAGGGACCTAGCTCTGAAAATTTGTATAGAACTATACCGGAAGAAGTTAAGGTTGAATATGTAAAGCTGGAAGGTGACCTTCTGAAGGTTGATTTTTCTGAAGAAATGCACACAAAACACTGGGGCGGGGCTGCAGGAGAATCTATGACCATTAATTCCATAGCTGATACAATGACTGAATTTGAGGCGATCAAGGGAGTTATGCCTACGGTCGACGGAGGGCCGCTGAGC
- a CDS encoding TIGR01906 family membrane protein encodes MKKISVIFVALFIVLMPIMLVLTDVQVVAYDRDYYRTEYIKYNVPEQIGMSIENLMLSTEQLLLYLEDKRADLEFKAEFTKGAEEFFSERDKQHMVDVKGLFVKGQFLRNLSFFYIVGFMLFLFWRRNHAGQLRRLAKYGIAVAIAGTAPVLILVALMNIDFYKYFTIFHEIFFTNDLWLLDPAADRLINIFPEAFFTDMAFSISYLYMAEMAAILVGSLLILRFAKAKAN; translated from the coding sequence ATGAAAAAAATAAGTGTGATTTTTGTAGCATTGTTCATTGTATTGATGCCGATTATGCTAGTTCTAACAGATGTGCAGGTGGTTGCATATGACAGGGATTACTACAGAACGGAGTACATTAAGTATAATGTTCCTGAGCAAATAGGCATGAGTATTGAGAACCTTATGCTTTCAACAGAGCAGCTGCTGCTGTACCTTGAGGATAAAAGGGCTGACTTGGAATTTAAGGCTGAGTTCACTAAGGGCGCTGAAGAATTTTTCAGTGAGAGGGATAAGCAGCATATGGTGGATGTTAAGGGGCTTTTTGTGAAAGGGCAATTTCTTCGAAATCTTTCATTTTTCTATATAGTAGGCTTTATGTTGTTTTTGTTCTGGAGGAGGAACCATGCAGGTCAGCTGCGAAGGCTTGCTAAATATGGTATTGCCGTGGCTATAGCAGGAACTGCACCGGTGCTTATACTTGTTGCATTGATGAATATTGATTTTTATAAGTATTTCACGATTTTTCACGAGATTTTCTTTACCAATGACTTATGGCTGCTGGATCCGGCTGCGGACAGGCTGATTAATATTTTTCCAGAGGCGTTTTTTACCGATATGGCTTTCAGCATATCCTATCTGTATATGGCAGAGATGGCGGCAATATTGGTTGGCAGCCTGCTGATACTGAGATTTGCCAAAGCCAAAGCCAATTAA
- a CDS encoding amino acid racemase: MRTIGIVGGMGPLAAARLFERIVVLTKANSDNEHIPMIIDNNTNIPDRTESILNNGANPIFELVRSALKLEMMGADVLIMACNTAHYYYDEIIKFVRIPMINMVEETAKYIKSSCPSARRIGLLATEGTCKSGIYTKVFEKSGMEIVIPERSEQEHITALIYDIKKGRGDIDPANVIDVVSALKHRGAEVIVLGCTELPLAVSRFGICSSYVDSSEVLAMSAIAYAGKDILYEKKDSSMQ, translated from the coding sequence ATGAGGACCATTGGAATAGTTGGCGGAATGGGTCCTTTGGCTGCCGCCAGACTGTTTGAGCGAATTGTTGTACTTACAAAAGCTAACAGTGATAATGAACATATTCCAATGATAATTGATAATAATACAAATATACCGGACCGGACGGAATCCATATTGAACAATGGGGCTAATCCCATCTTTGAGCTTGTAAGGTCTGCGTTAAAGCTTGAAATGATGGGGGCAGATGTGCTAATAATGGCATGCAATACTGCCCACTATTATTATGATGAAATTATTAAGTTTGTCAGGATTCCCATGATAAATATGGTGGAGGAGACGGCTAAATATATAAAAAGCAGTTGTCCATCCGCAAGACGTATAGGCTTGCTAGCCACTGAAGGCACTTGCAAATCAGGAATATATACAAAGGTATTTGAAAAGTCAGGAATGGAGATTGTCATACCGGAGCGGTCGGAGCAGGAACATATTACAGCACTGATATATGACATCAAAAAGGGTAGAGGGGATATTGATCCTGCTAATGTAATAGATGTTGTATCGGCTTTGAAGCACCGTGGAGCTGAAGTGATAGTGCTGGGCTGCACCGAGCTTCCACTGGCAGTCAGCAGATTCGGCATATGCAGCAGCTATGTGGATTCTTCCGAGGTTCTGGCAATGAGTGCAATAGCTTATGCAGGGAAGGACATACTATATGAAAAAAAGGATAGCAGCATGCAGTGA
- a CDS encoding P1 family peptidase: protein MKKNSIREYGISIGQLAPGKNNTITDVDGVLVGHSTIIEEGIRTGVTAILPHSGNLFKEKVVAACHVINGFGKTAGTLQIEELGNIETPIVLTNTLSVGTAYEALVEYMLEQNEDIGISTGTVNPIVCECNDGYLNDIRGLHVKKRHVFESLRSASQYFEEGAVGAGTGMSCFGLKGGIGSSSRMIKLDDKGYTIGVLVLSNFGVKEDLMLDGVKAGNTIWRKGLAKEEDKGSVIVIIATDVPLSDRQLKRVSKRAAVGLSRLGSFLGNGSGDVVVSFSTANRINHYEERDIIDIKLINEEKINLLFRAAAEATEEAVLNSMVACDAAEGRDGNGRDTLKKYIEIIK, encoded by the coding sequence ATGAAGAAGAACAGTATAAGAGAATACGGCATCAGCATTGGTCAGCTGGCACCGGGGAAAAACAATACCATCACTGATGTGGATGGAGTACTGGTGGGGCATTCCACAATAATTGAAGAGGGTATAAGGACAGGAGTCACTGCAATACTGCCTCACAGTGGAAACCTGTTCAAGGAGAAGGTAGTTGCCGCATGTCACGTGATAAACGGTTTTGGAAAAACTGCTGGAACACTTCAGATTGAGGAGCTCGGTAATATCGAGACCCCTATTGTGCTAACAAATACACTTAGCGTCGGAACGGCTTATGAAGCACTTGTGGAATACATGTTGGAGCAGAATGAAGATATAGGGATAAGCACAGGAACGGTAAACCCAATAGTGTGTGAATGCAATGACGGTTACCTGAATGACATAAGAGGACTGCACGTTAAGAAGAGACACGTATTTGAAAGCCTTAGAAGTGCAAGTCAATACTTTGAGGAAGGCGCAGTGGGTGCCGGCACAGGAATGTCCTGCTTTGGACTTAAAGGCGGCATAGGCTCATCCTCCAGAATGATTAAGCTGGATGATAAGGGTTATACTATAGGAGTTCTGGTGCTATCAAATTTTGGTGTAAAGGAAGACCTGATGCTGGACGGCGTGAAGGCAGGGAATACTATTTGGAGAAAGGGGTTGGCAAAGGAAGAGGACAAAGGCTCGGTAATTGTAATTATTGCAACTGATGTACCCTTGTCTGACAGGCAGCTTAAAAGAGTATCAAAAAGAGCGGCAGTGGGTTTGTCCAGACTGGGCTCGTTTTTAGGCAACGGAAGTGGCGATGTTGTAGTATCCTTCAGTACTGCAAACAGAATAAATCACTACGAAGAGCGGGATATTATTGATATTAAGCTGATAAATGAAGAGAAAATAAATCTGTTGTTCAGAGCCGCCGCAGAAGCTACTGAAGAGGCTGTGCTTAATTCCATGGTTGCATGTGATGCTGCGGAAGGAAGAGATGGAAATGGGAGAGATACGCTTAAGAAGTATATTGAGATAATTAAATAA
- a CDS encoding lysophospholipid acyltransferase family protein, with the protein MKALKSILPLINLMPESFIRLLGRAAANYVLSKYVDLEIHGKKTLIERENKPTIFISNHLSNVDGVVLNSLLKNNSAAFMAGVKLEDNPFTSFFLKTINHIPITPGSPDKSAIKSAINYLKTGGSIVIFPEGTRSRTGSLINVKKGFILLVKLANVPVVPIALEGTEIVLPINDNDMGGEKLHKSKVNVRIGEPFTLPPKEECPADTDWEKMCADFAMRKIAEMLEPKYQGIYS; encoded by the coding sequence ATGAAAGCACTCAAAAGTATACTTCCTCTGATAAATTTGATGCCGGAGAGCTTTATACGTCTTTTGGGCAGGGCTGCTGCCAATTATGTGCTGTCTAAATATGTGGATCTGGAGATCCATGGGAAGAAAACTTTGATTGAAAGGGAAAACAAACCTACAATATTTATCTCAAATCATCTAAGCAATGTAGATGGTGTTGTGCTGAACAGCCTGCTGAAGAACAACTCTGCAGCTTTTATGGCGGGAGTTAAGCTTGAAGATAATCCTTTTACATCATTTTTCCTTAAGACTATAAACCACATACCAATAACTCCCGGAAGTCCTGACAAAAGTGCAATCAAATCCGCCATTAATTACCTGAAAACAGGCGGCTCGATAGTCATATTCCCCGAAGGCACACGCAGTAGGACAGGCTCACTTATAAATGTCAAAAAGGGGTTCATTCTATTGGTAAAGCTGGCAAATGTACCTGTAGTGCCCATAGCTCTTGAAGGCACGGAAATAGTTCTTCCTATTAATGATAATGACATGGGAGGCGAGAAGCTTCATAAGTCAAAGGTAAACGTAAGGATCGGCGAACCTTTTACACTACCTCCAAAGGAAGAATGCCCGGCTGACACGGACTGGGAAAAAATGTGCGCTGACTTCGCAATGAGAAAGATAGCAGAAATGCTTGAGCCGAAGTACCAAGGGATATACAGCTAG
- a CDS encoding DsrE/DsrF/DrsH-like family protein, with product MSSKTMIMFSGDLDKAMAGLIIANGAAAMGDEVTMFFTFWGLNILRRAQKINVRKSFMESMFGWMMPRGAEKLSLSKMNMGGMGTAMMKDIMKKKRVSSLPDLIRSAQDMGVKFIACTMSMDVMGIKPEEIIDGVEYAGVATYLGEADGANVNLFI from the coding sequence ATGAGCAGTAAGACGATGATAATGTTCAGCGGAGATTTGGACAAAGCCATGGCAGGCCTTATTATAGCTAATGGGGCTGCCGCTATGGGGGACGAGGTTACAATGTTTTTTACCTTTTGGGGTCTTAATATACTGAGAAGGGCGCAGAAAATCAATGTAAGAAAATCCTTTATGGAATCAATGTTCGGATGGATGATGCCCAGGGGGGCTGAAAAGCTTAGTCTCTCTAAAATGAATATGGGCGGGATGGGCACAGCTATGATGAAGGACATTATGAAAAAGAAGAGAGTCAGCAGCCTGCCTGATCTCATAAGAAGCGCACAGGATATGGGCGTGAAGTTCATCGCTTGTACAATGTCAATGGATGTGATGGGTATTAAGCCGGAAGAGATAATAGATGGAGTGGAATACGCAGGAGTGGCTACATATCTAGGAGAAGCAGACGGGGCAAACGTAAATTTATTTATTTAA
- a CDS encoding sulfurtransferase TusA family protein, translating into MADKYINARGLQCPGPVVELFKVAKASDSGDMITIEVTDNGFKKDIEAWCRKTGNELVSLVEEDGTTKAVIRKG; encoded by the coding sequence ATGGCAGATAAGTATATTAACGCAAGGGGACTTCAATGTCCTGGACCTGTAGTGGAGCTTTTCAAGGTAGCTAAGGCATCTGACAGTGGGGATATGATAACTATAGAGGTAACAGACAACGGTTTCAAGAAAGACATCGAAGCCTGGTGCAGAAAGACCGGCAATGAATTGGTAAGCCTGGTCGAAGAAGATGGAACAACCAAAGCAGTAATTAGGAAAGGATAA